Proteins encoded by one window of Monoglobus pectinilyticus:
- a CDS encoding recombinase family protein, translating to MLRQATQNLITALYPRLSHEDELQGESNSISNQKRILETYAKQNGFTNLRWYTDDGFSGANFQRPGFQAMLADIEAGKVGTVIVKDMSRLGRNYLQVGFYTEMLFPQKGVRFIAVNDNVDSASEGMDNDFTPLRNLFNEWLVRDTSKKIKAVKKSKGMSGKPVTSKPVYGYVMDEDENFIIDEEAAPVVQQIYQLCLAGNGPTKIARMLTEQQIPTPGTLEYQRTGSTRRYHPGYECKWATNTVVHILENREYTGCLVNFKTEKPSYKVKHSIENPVEKQAIFENHHEPIIDKETWERVQELRKQRKRPNRYDEVGLFSGILFCADCGHVLYQQRYQNKDRKQDCYICGSYKKRTRNCTAHFIRTDLLTAGVLANLRQVTEYAAKHESRFVKLLVQQNEIGGKRKTAAAIKQLEQAQERISEISRIIKRLYEDNVNGKISDERFMELSADYEAEQAELKKRAAALQAELDKSQAATVNAEKFMGIVRKHLAFEELTPTLLREMIEKIVVHECSYDENGTRRQDIEIYYSFVGKIDLPE from the coding sequence ATGTTAAGACAAGCCACCCAAAACCTCATTACCGCCCTTTATCCGAGATTGTCCCACGAGGATGAATTGCAAGGCGAGAGTAATTCCATATCGAACCAAAAAAGGATACTCGAAACCTACGCAAAACAGAACGGCTTTACCAATCTGCGCTGGTACACCGACGACGGTTTTTCCGGCGCGAACTTCCAGCGGCCCGGATTTCAAGCCATGCTTGCGGACATTGAAGCCGGGAAAGTGGGTACGGTCATCGTCAAGGACATGAGCCGGTTAGGGCGAAACTACTTGCAGGTAGGGTTTTACACGGAAATGCTGTTCCCTCAAAAGGGTGTGCGTTTTATCGCTGTCAACGATAATGTGGACAGTGCCAGCGAGGGCATGGACAACGATTTTACCCCGCTGCGAAATCTGTTCAATGAATGGCTGGTGAGAGATACGAGCAAGAAAATCAAGGCAGTGAAAAAGTCAAAAGGCATGAGCGGCAAGCCTGTTACCAGCAAGCCGGTTTACGGCTATGTGATGGACGAGGACGAGAATTTTATTATAGACGAGGAAGCCGCCCCGGTGGTGCAGCAGATTTACCAGCTTTGCCTTGCCGGGAACGGCCCGACCAAGATTGCCCGTATGCTGACGGAGCAGCAAATCCCCACGCCGGGGACGCTGGAATATCAGCGGACAGGCAGCACCCGCCGTTATCACCCAGGCTATGAGTGCAAATGGGCGACCAACACCGTCGTTCATATCCTCGAAAACCGAGAGTACACCGGATGTCTGGTGAACTTCAAAACGGAAAAGCCTTCTTATAAGGTCAAGCACAGCATAGAGAACCCCGTCGAGAAGCAGGCCATTTTCGAGAACCACCATGAGCCGATCATCGACAAGGAAACATGGGAACGGGTGCAGGAGTTACGCAAACAGCGCAAACGCCCGAACCGCTACGATGAAGTGGGGCTGTTCTCCGGGATTTTGTTCTGCGCCGACTGCGGCCATGTGCTGTATCAGCAGCGGTATCAGAACAAAGACCGCAAACAGGACTGCTACATCTGCGGCAGCTACAAGAAGCGCACCCGCAACTGTACGGCGCACTTTATCCGCACCGATCTGTTGACCGCTGGTGTCCTGGCAAATCTCCGGCAAGTGACCGAATACGCAGCCAAGCATGAGAGCCGGTTTGTGAAACTACTTGTCCAGCAGAACGAGATCGGCGGCAAGCGAAAGACCGCCGCAGCCATCAAGCAGCTTGAACAGGCGCAGGAACGCATTTCTGAAATCAGCCGCATTATCAAGCGGCTGTATGAGGACAATGTAAACGGCAAAATCAGCGATGAGCGTTTCATGGAACTGTCGGCTGACTACGAAGCCGAGCAAGCGGAGCTGAAAAAGAGAGCCGCCGCCCTGCAAGCCGAACTGGACAAGTCACAGGCAGCTACCGTCAACGCCGAGAAATTTATGGGCATTGTCCGCAAGCACCTTGCCTTTGAAGAACTGACCCCCACTCTCTTGCGGGAAATGATCGAGAAAATTGTGGTGCATGAGTGCAGCTATGATGAGAACGGCACCCGCAGGCAGGACATTGAGATTTATTACAGCTTTGTCGGCAAGATTGACTTGCCCGAATAA
- a CDS encoding TnpV protein, protein MSELKPRITENGIDYILVGDYYIPGLKLPEEHRPIGKYGRMHREYLREVHPARLNTLILTGELLTYLADLNEQAQKRLDTIMEQMKATEGVTEELKCTRQMEWVQRCNNIHNRAEEIVLYEMIYS, encoded by the coding sequence ATGAGCGAATTGAAACCAAGAATAACGGAAAACGGAATTGATTATATCCTTGTCGGAGATTACTACATTCCAGGCTTGAAACTGCCGGAGGAACACCGCCCTATCGGAAAGTACGGACGAATGCACCGGGAATATTTAAGAGAAGTCCACCCAGCCAGATTGAATACATTGATACTGACCGGAGAATTGTTGACATATCTTGCAGACCTGAATGAACAGGCACAAAAACGGTTAGACACTATCATGGAGCAGATGAAAGCTACCGAGGGCGTGACAGAGGAATTGAAGTGTACCCGACAAATGGAATGGGTGCAGCGTTGCAATAACATTCACAACAGGGCAGAAGAAATTGTTTTGTATGAGATGATTTATTCATAA
- a CDS encoding ATP-binding protein: protein MKNEINAVLENMTTTIPEPEDYTGEDGLLYCGKCRKPKEAYFAPDKAAIFGRDRHPAECDCQRTAREEREAAEKRRRHLDTVEELKRRGFTDPTMRDWTFENDNGRNPQTGLARRYVEHWEDMRTDNIGCLFWGGVGTGKSYLAGCIANALMEKEIPVRMTNFALILNDLAASFEGRNEYISRLCRYPLLILDDFGMERGTEYGLEQVFNVIDSRYRSGKPLIVTTNLTLDDLHNPEDTAHSRIYDRLLSMCVPVRFTGDNFRQETAKRKMESMKKLITD, encoded by the coding sequence ATGAAGAATGAAATCAACGCGGTTTTGGAGAATATGACGACCACCATCCCGGAGCCGGAGGACTACACCGGCGAGGACGGTTTACTGTACTGCGGCAAGTGCCGCAAGCCGAAAGAAGCCTATTTTGCGCCGGATAAGGCCGCTATCTTCGGGCGCGACCGCCACCCGGCAGAGTGCGACTGCCAGAGAACCGCCCGCGAGGAACGGGAAGCCGCCGAAAAGCGGCGCAGACACCTTGACACCGTGGAAGAACTGAAACGCCGGGGCTTTACCGACCCCACCATGCGGGACTGGACTTTCGAGAACGACAACGGCAGGAACCCGCAGACCGGGCTTGCCCGCCGGTATGTGGAGCATTGGGAAGATATGCGGACAGACAATATCGGCTGCCTGTTCTGGGGCGGCGTAGGCACCGGCAAAAGCTACCTTGCAGGCTGTATCGCAAACGCCCTCATGGAGAAAGAAATCCCCGTCCGCATGACGAACTTTGCTCTTATCCTCAATGACCTTGCCGCCAGCTTTGAGGGGCGCAACGAGTACATTTCCCGCCTTTGTCGTTATCCGCTGCTGATCCTTGACGACTTCGGCATGGAACGCGGGACGGAATACGGGCTGGAACAGGTGTTCAATGTGATTGACAGCCGTTACCGCAGCGGCAAGCCGCTGATCGTCACGACCAACCTTACGCTGGACGACCTGCACAACCCGGAGGACACCGCCCATTCCCGGATTTATGACCGCCTGCTTTCCATGTGCGTCCCGGTACGCTTTACCGGCGACAACTTCCGGCAGGAAACCGCCAAGCGGAAAATGGAGAGCATGAAGAAACTGATTACCGACTGA
- a CDS encoding transposon-encoded TnpW family protein, translating to MADNKQHDTRTTRRPDCVTEIRMGNSVLVVSGYFKKDTTTTAADKMARVLEAEAAATQEPTYPA from the coding sequence ATGGCAGATAACAAGCAGCACGACACCCGCACCACCCGCCGCCCTGACTGTGTGACGGAAATCCGCATGGGCAATTCCGTCCTTGTCGTGTCCGGCTATTTCAAGAAAGACACCACAACCACAGCCGCCGACAAAATGGCGCGGGTACTGGAAGCGGAAGCCGCTGCTACACAGGAGCCGACTTATCCGGCGTGA
- a CDS encoding helix-turn-helix domain-containing protein yields the protein MISQDWCYNKRKVPAGATAPVVWIERQENNMHISYKPLWHTLLERDMRKEDLRLAAGMTTNMIANMSKEGKHISMDTLARICETLNCEITDVIELVPDEPASTGGKEHERIETKNNGKRN from the coding sequence GTGATTTCACAAGATTGGTGTTATAATAAGAGAAAAGTTCCTGCCGGGGCAACCGCCCCGGTGGTATGGATAGAAAGGCAGGAAAACAATATGCACATCAGCTATAAACCACTCTGGCACACACTGTTAGAGCGTGATATGAGAAAAGAGGATTTAAGGCTTGCTGCTGGTATGACAACAAATATGATTGCCAACATGAGCAAAGAGGGAAAGCACATCAGCATGGATACATTAGCCCGTATCTGTGAAACTCTGAATTGTGAGATTACTGATGTGATTGAGTTAGTACCAGACGAGCCTGCTTCCACAGGAGGTAAGGAACATGAGCGAATTGAAACCAAGAATAACGGAAAACGGAATTGA